In the genome of Hippoglossus hippoglossus isolate fHipHip1 chromosome 12, fHipHip1.pri, whole genome shotgun sequence, one region contains:
- the calhm3 gene encoding calcium homeostasis modulator protein 3 isoform X2: MIIPPIILFFLGVLVNKHAGIMTDEWMRPIGNRSKNPAVVKYLFSAIIQRALLAPMVWILVTLLDGKIFICAFSVSVDPALFSGLPNNTEHDVIKIMAKVPCKEDVIFRNSSFRKAVSRYVRCYSQAVGWSILLFLIVLGSLGRFIKPCFDDNASFLQTRYWSNYLDMEQKLFDETCVLHARDFARKCVVQFFEEIREDTIILLPHPPFITSSKEEWENGEEERLHGITKQEQVDQLFNKWYFSKPELDVTRIAHRPRTCVAWDDHEGILISRTHSAV, from the exons ATGATCATCCCACCCATCATTCTGTTTTTTCTGGGGGTCCTGGTCAACAAACATGCAGGCATCATGACTGACGAGTGGATGCGACCCATCGGGAACAGATCTAAAAATCCTGCTGTGGTGAA GTACCTGTTCTCAGCCATAATCCAGAGGGCCCTGCTGGCCCCAATGGTGTGGATCCTGGTCACTTTGCTTGATGGAAAGATCTTCATCTGTGCCTTCAGTGTGAGTGTAGACCCTGCACTCTTCTCAG GTTTGCCCAACAATACAGAACACGATGTGATCAAAATCATGGCAAAAGTCCCCTGTAAGGAGGATGTTATCTTCAGGAACAGCTCTTTCCGCAAAGCAGTGTCTCGTTATGTTCGCTGCTATTCACAA GCAGTTGGCTGGTCTAtccttctcttcctgattgTACTGGGATCACTGGGACGCTTCATCAAGCCTTGTTTTGATGACAATGCCAGCTTCCTGCAGACACGTTACTGGAGCAACTACCTCGACATGGAGCAGAAGCTCTTTGACGAAACCTGTGTACTGCATGCGCGTGACTTTGCCCGGAAATGTGTGGTACAGTTCTTTGAGGAAATCAGGGAGGACACCATAATCCTTCTTCCCCATCCACCCTTCATCACAAGCTCCAAAGAGGAATGGGAgaatggagaagaggaaagactTCATGGGATCACAAAACAGGAGCAGGTGGACCAGCTTTTCAACAAGTGGTACTTCAGTAAACCTGAACTTGACGTGACAAGGATTGCCCACAGACCTAGGACGTGTGTTGCCTGGGATGACCATGAAGGGATTCTGATATCTAGGACACACAGTGCTGTGTAG
- the calhm3 gene encoding calcium homeostasis modulator protein 3 isoform X1, producing MERLKLVLQYFQSNSESISNGICIILALVSVKIYTSFDFNCPCLPQYNKLYSLGVMIIPPIILFFLGVLVNKHAGIMTDEWMRPIGNRSKNPAVVKYLFSAIIQRALLAPMVWILVTLLDGKIFICAFSVSVDPALFSGLPNNTEHDVIKIMAKVPCKEDVIFRNSSFRKAVSRYVRCYSQAVGWSILLFLIVLGSLGRFIKPCFDDNASFLQTRYWSNYLDMEQKLFDETCVLHARDFARKCVVQFFEEIREDTIILLPHPPFITSSKEEWENGEEERLHGITKQEQVDQLFNKWYFSKPELDVTRIAHRPRTCVAWDDHEGILISRTHSAV from the exons ATGGAGCGTCTGAAGTTAGTTTTGCAGTACTTCCAGTCCAACTCTGAGTCGATCTCCAATGGTATCTGTATCATCCTGGCCTTGGTCAGCGTCAAGATCTACACCAGCTTTGACTTCAACTGCCCATGCCTTCCTCAGTACAACAAACTCTACTCTCTGGGAGTGATGATCATCCCACCCATCATTCTGTTTTTTCTGGGGGTCCTGGTCAACAAACATGCAGGCATCATGACTGACGAGTGGATGCGACCCATCGGGAACAGATCTAAAAATCCTGCTGTGGTGAA GTACCTGTTCTCAGCCATAATCCAGAGGGCCCTGCTGGCCCCAATGGTGTGGATCCTGGTCACTTTGCTTGATGGAAAGATCTTCATCTGTGCCTTCAGTGTGAGTGTAGACCCTGCACTCTTCTCAG GTTTGCCCAACAATACAGAACACGATGTGATCAAAATCATGGCAAAAGTCCCCTGTAAGGAGGATGTTATCTTCAGGAACAGCTCTTTCCGCAAAGCAGTGTCTCGTTATGTTCGCTGCTATTCACAA GCAGTTGGCTGGTCTAtccttctcttcctgattgTACTGGGATCACTGGGACGCTTCATCAAGCCTTGTTTTGATGACAATGCCAGCTTCCTGCAGACACGTTACTGGAGCAACTACCTCGACATGGAGCAGAAGCTCTTTGACGAAACCTGTGTACTGCATGCGCGTGACTTTGCCCGGAAATGTGTGGTACAGTTCTTTGAGGAAATCAGGGAGGACACCATAATCCTTCTTCCCCATCCACCCTTCATCACAAGCTCCAAAGAGGAATGGGAgaatggagaagaggaaagactTCATGGGATCACAAAACAGGAGCAGGTGGACCAGCTTTTCAACAAGTGGTACTTCAGTAAACCTGAACTTGACGTGACAAGGATTGCCCACAGACCTAGGACGTGTGTTGCCTGGGATGACCATGAAGGGATTCTGATATCTAGGACACACAGTGCTGTGTAG